A genome region from Nymphalis io chromosome Z, ilAglIoxx1.1, whole genome shotgun sequence includes the following:
- the LOC126780611 gene encoding anion exchange protein 2 isoform X3, with protein sequence MSSGKRKLSFLGFTPQGEGQDELRLDEEMDRVVWSEAAQPPRLQGTSEPVRDMAAPPPPYIQDGESQPSSSDITSISTSLHLTSGSDQQTSMQLSSSGSALTSRDEDRHVQFDGEPKPSLSLLDEINEERKAQRHNRHLHPHKTRKYSLQEGGRVSLDGERRPLTGPTDEPLQEIDQDEIRSHRSDDPRALRRHKIQPRGSTVHVSRKDGGDKAQNIFSETLKKMYDHSPHSVFVQLDELLATEDGDAEWKETARWIKYEEDVEEGSARWGRPHVASLSFHSLLNLRRCLETGVVLLDLDEKDLPGVAYRVVESMVTEGLIEEDDKPVVMRSLLLRHRHVHDERFRFSISGRKQSSYTSLQNLSDQRRRRSSYALPLERMEARKKSSAAALDMREVEYLATTAVGSQDELRKGHNDSILKRIPEDAEATTVLVGAVGFLDQPTIAFVRLGQGILMPSITEVPIPVRFMFILLGPTTADLDYHEVGRSISTLMSNPSFHSIAYKADDRRELLSAINEFLDDSIVLPPGDWERQALLPFEELRAKSEMIRRRKRDALERKRAAATAAEQPLDEKKALLAAETGGIPEKEPDDPLSKTGRLFGGVIRDIKRRYPYYLSDFRDALNGQCAAATIFMYFAALSSAITFGGLLAEKTDKQIGISETLVFTCVGGLFFALVAGQPMMITGATGPLLLLDDALYVFCRSYGFNFLAARMYCGLWMIIIALCVASIEGSVAVKKITRFTEDIFAFLISLIFISEPITNIINVYRSHPLGYDYCENDTEITNNATLTPTTLNDTDAANMTSTPAPVVHHAVIPPQPNTALFCTMLTLATFIIAYYLRIFRNGKFLGRSARRALGDFGVPIAIVLMVGISCLVPVWTEKLQVPDGLSPTSPRSWLVPLNPGLETIPFWAALAMVLPALMVYIIVFMETHIAELIIDKPERRLKKGSGFHMDIVIMSLVNAVCGMFGAPWQCVATVRSVSHVSALTIMSTTHAPGDKPHIVEVKEQRLTGLLVAFLVGISVLASSWLRLVPMAVLFGVFLYMGISALGGIQFWDRCILLFKPVKHHPQIPYVRRVPTVKMHLFTIIQLAGICLLYAVKSSRFSLALPFFLVLMVPLRMALVYVFTPLQLRALDGAQKDIEQDDEPDFYVEAPLPG encoded by the exons GGCGAGGGTCAGGACGAGCTGCGTTTGGACGAAGAAATGGATCGAGTGGTTTGGAGCGAAGCTGCTCAGCCGCCTCGACTGCAAGGCACCAGCGAACCAGTGAGAGATATGGCTGCGCCTCCGCCGCCTTACATTCAAG ATGGTGAAAGTCAACCGAGTAGCTCTGATATAACTTCTATCAGCACTTCGCTACATCTAACTTCAGGCTCAGACCAGCAG ACGTCAATGCAGTTGTCCAGTTCAGGATCGGCTTTGACTTCTCGTGATGAAGATCGACACGTGCAGTTCGACGGTGAACCGAAACCATCTTTGAGCTTACTCGACGAAATTAATGAAGAGCGCAAGGCCCAAAGGCATAA tcgaCACTTGCACCCGCATAAGACACGCAAATATTCATTGCAAGAGGGCGGTCGTGTCAGCTTAGATGGAGAACGTCGCCCCTTAACTGGACCTACAGATGAGCCTCTACAGGAAATTGATCAAGACGAAATCCGTAGCCATCGTAGCGACGACCCACGTGCTTTACGTCGTCACAAAATTCAACCACGG GGATCCACAGTACATGTCAGCCGCAAAGATGGTGGAGACAAAGCGCAAAACATTTTCTCTGAAACTCTAAAGAAAATGTACGACCATAGTCCGCACTCG GTGTTCGTTCAATTGGATGAGTTGCTGGCGACGGAAGATGGCGATGCTGAGTGGAAGGAGACAGCTCGTTGGATTAAGTATGAAGAAGATGTGGAGGAAGGGTCGGCTCGTTGGGGCCGGCCTCACGTTGCATCTCTTTCTTTCCACTCTTTGCTTAACTTACGCCGATGCCTTGAAACCGGTGTTGTGTTGCTGGATCTTGACGAAAAAGACCTTCCCGGTGTCGCATACAG GGTTGTCGAGAGTATGGTTACTGAAGGACTCATAGAAGAGGACGACAAGCCTGTGGTCATGCGTTCATTGCTATTGCGTCATCGGCACGTTCACGACGAGCGGTTCCGGTTCTCCATCAGTGGTCGGAAGCAATCATCTTACACAAGCCTACAG AATCTTTCGGACCAAAGGAGACGACGCAGTTCGTATGCTTTACCGCTTGAGCGGATGGAAGCTCGGAAAAAGTCGTCAGCAGCTGCCTTAGATATGCGCGAAGTTGAATATTTAGCAACCACTGCAGTCGGATCGCAGGATGAACTACGCAAAGGACATAATGATTCAATCCTAAAACGTATCCCAGAAGATGCAGAAGCTACTACAGTACTCGTTGGTGCCGTTGGTTTTCTAGACCAACCGACGATTGCCTTTGTTCGTCTTGGTCAAGGAATTCTTATGCCATCGATTACGGAGGTTCCAATTCCTGTGCGATTCATGTTCATTCTTCTTGGGCCAACAACAGCCGATCTCGACTATCATGAAGTCGGTCGCTCGATCTCAACCCTGATGTCAAACCCATCATTTCATTCTATCGCTTATAAAGCAGATGACCGCCGTGAACTATTATCGGCGATAAACGAATTCTTAGACGACTCCATTGTACTGCCTCCTGGTGACTGGGAACGCCAGGCATTATTACCATTCGAAGAGTTACGGGCTAAAAGTGAAATGATAAGACGTAGGAAACGTGATGCTCTTGAGCGCAAACGTGCTGCTGCTACTGCCGCAGAACAACCTTTAGACGAAAAAAAGGCTCTTTTGGCCGCAGAAACTGGAGGAATACCCGAAAAGGAACCTGATGATCCTCTTTCGAAAACTGGCCGTCTTTTTGGCG gtgTTATTCGGGATATAAAACGACGCTATCCATATTACCTTTCGGATTTCCGTGATGCATTGAACGGGCAATGCGCTGCGGCAACTATCTTTATGTATTTCGCAGCGCTCTCATCAGCTATTACATTTGGTGGTTTGTTAGCAGAAAAAACTGATAAACAAATTGGAATATCTGAAACATTG GTATTTACATGTGTTGGGGGATTATTCTTTGCACTGGTTGCTGGCCAGCCCATGATGATAACAGGTGCTACAGGACCTCTTCTACTTCTGGATGACGCGCTATATGTATTCTGCCGATCGTATGGATTTAACTTCTTGGCCGCGAGAATGTACTGTGGACTGTGGATGATAATAATTGCACTTTGCGTTGCGTCTATTGAAGGTAGTGTTGCCGTGAAAAAGATTACAAG GTTCACTGAGGATATTTTCgcatttttaatttcgttaatcTTCATATCGGAGCCGATAACTAACATCATTAACGTGTACCGCTCACATCCACTAGGATACGATTATTGTGAAAATGATACTGAAATAACCAACAACGCAACCTTAACCCCAACAACATTAAACGATACTGACGCAG CAAATATGACATCGACTCCTGCACCAGTAGTACATCACGCAGTGATACCTCCGCAACCAAATACTGCACTTTTCTGCACAATGCTTACATTAGCCACCTTCATAATTGCCTACTACTTGCGTATCTTCCGTAATGGAAAGTTCCTTGGGCGTAGT GCACGTCGTGCTCTCGGTGACTTCGGGGTTCCCATCGCTATCGTCTTAATGGTTGGAATTTCCTGTCTTGTTCCTGTTTGGACTGAGAAACTTCAAGTTCCAGACGGTCTAAGCCCCACCTCTCCGCGATCCTGGCTGGTTCCTCTTAACCCTGGACTTGAAACGATTCCTTTTTGGGCAGCATTGGCTATGGTGCTACCAGCTCTCATGGTGTATATTATCGTATTTATGGAGACCCACATCGCCga gtTGATTATTGACAAGCCGGAGCGTCGCTTGAAGAAGGGCAGTGGCTTCCATATGGACATCGTGATAATGTCACTGGTTAACGCGGTATGCGGTATGTTCGGTGCGCCGTGGCAGTGTGTGGCCACCGTACGTTCCGTCAGTCACGTGTCTGCCCTCACGATCATGTCTACCACACATGCTCCCGGTGACAAGCCGCATATTGTTGAAGTTAAAG AACAACGTCTAACTGGTCTTTTGGTAGCTTTCCTTGTTGGAATATCGGTTTTGGCTTCAAGTTGGCTAAGATTGGTGCCAATGGCAGTGCTATTTGGAGTTTTCCTTTACATGGGTATTTCGGCTCTTGGTGGTATCCAGTTCTGGGACCGATGCATTTTACTTTTCAAGCCAGTTAAACATCATCCACAAATTCCATATGTCAGACGT GTACCGACAGTCAAAATGCATCTGTTTACAATTATTCAGTTGGCTGGAATATGCTTACTGTATGCGGTGAAGTCATCTCGCTTCTCCCTTGCTCTGCCGTTCTTTTTAGTGCTGATGGTTCCTCTACGAATGGCCTTGGTGTATGTGTTCACTCCACTGCAGCTGCGTGCG TTGGACGGTGCCCAAAAAGACATTGAACAAGACGATGAGCCAGATTTTTACGTAGAAGCGCCATTACCCGGATAG
- the LOC126780611 gene encoding anion exchange protein 2 isoform X1 — MSSGKRKLSFLGFTPQGEGQDELRLDEEMDRVVWSEAAQPPRLQGTSEPVRDMAAPPPPYIQDGESQPSSSDITSISTSLHLTSGSDQQTSMQLSSSGSALTSRDEDRHVQFDGEPKPSLSLLDEINEERKAQRHNRHLHPHKTRKYSLQEGGRVSLDGERRPLTGPTDEPLQEIDQDEIRSHRSDDPRALRRHKIQPRGSTVHVSRKDGGDKAQNIFSETLKKMYDHSPHSVFVQLDELLATEDGDAEWKETARWIKYEEDVEEGSARWGRPHVASLSFHSLLNLRRCLETGVVLLDLDEKDLPGVAYRVVESMVTEGLIEEDDKPVVMRSLLLRHRHVHDERFRFSISGRKQSSYTSLQSLWMEEGASVGGRRPSCALCSPAGACRRHSAHVFNLSDQRRRRSSYALPLERMEARKKSSAAALDMREVEYLATTAVGSQDELRKGHNDSILKRIPEDAEATTVLVGAVGFLDQPTIAFVRLGQGILMPSITEVPIPVRFMFILLGPTTADLDYHEVGRSISTLMSNPSFHSIAYKADDRRELLSAINEFLDDSIVLPPGDWERQALLPFEELRAKSEMIRRRKRDALERKRAAATAAEQPLDEKKALLAAETGGIPEKEPDDPLSKTGRLFGGVIRDIKRRYPYYLSDFRDALNGQCAAATIFMYFAALSSAITFGGLLAEKTDKQIGISETLVFTCVGGLFFALVAGQPMMITGATGPLLLLDDALYVFCRSYGFNFLAARMYCGLWMIIIALCVASIEGSVAVKKITRFTEDIFAFLISLIFISEPITNIINVYRSHPLGYDYCENDTEITNNATLTPTTLNDTDAANMTSTPAPVVHHAVIPPQPNTALFCTMLTLATFIIAYYLRIFRNGKFLGRSARRALGDFGVPIAIVLMVGISCLVPVWTEKLQVPDGLSPTSPRSWLVPLNPGLETIPFWAALAMVLPALMVYIIVFMETHIAELIIDKPERRLKKGSGFHMDIVIMSLVNAVCGMFGAPWQCVATVRSVSHVSALTIMSTTHAPGDKPHIVEVKEQRLTGLLVAFLVGISVLASSWLRLVPMAVLFGVFLYMGISALGGIQFWDRCILLFKPVKHHPQIPYVRRVPTVKMHLFTIIQLAGICLLYAVKSSRFSLALPFFLVLMVPLRMALVYVFTPLQLRALDGAQKDIEQDDEPDFYVEAPLPG; from the exons GGCGAGGGTCAGGACGAGCTGCGTTTGGACGAAGAAATGGATCGAGTGGTTTGGAGCGAAGCTGCTCAGCCGCCTCGACTGCAAGGCACCAGCGAACCAGTGAGAGATATGGCTGCGCCTCCGCCGCCTTACATTCAAG ATGGTGAAAGTCAACCGAGTAGCTCTGATATAACTTCTATCAGCACTTCGCTACATCTAACTTCAGGCTCAGACCAGCAG ACGTCAATGCAGTTGTCCAGTTCAGGATCGGCTTTGACTTCTCGTGATGAAGATCGACACGTGCAGTTCGACGGTGAACCGAAACCATCTTTGAGCTTACTCGACGAAATTAATGAAGAGCGCAAGGCCCAAAGGCATAA tcgaCACTTGCACCCGCATAAGACACGCAAATATTCATTGCAAGAGGGCGGTCGTGTCAGCTTAGATGGAGAACGTCGCCCCTTAACTGGACCTACAGATGAGCCTCTACAGGAAATTGATCAAGACGAAATCCGTAGCCATCGTAGCGACGACCCACGTGCTTTACGTCGTCACAAAATTCAACCACGG GGATCCACAGTACATGTCAGCCGCAAAGATGGTGGAGACAAAGCGCAAAACATTTTCTCTGAAACTCTAAAGAAAATGTACGACCATAGTCCGCACTCG GTGTTCGTTCAATTGGATGAGTTGCTGGCGACGGAAGATGGCGATGCTGAGTGGAAGGAGACAGCTCGTTGGATTAAGTATGAAGAAGATGTGGAGGAAGGGTCGGCTCGTTGGGGCCGGCCTCACGTTGCATCTCTTTCTTTCCACTCTTTGCTTAACTTACGCCGATGCCTTGAAACCGGTGTTGTGTTGCTGGATCTTGACGAAAAAGACCTTCCCGGTGTCGCATACAG GGTTGTCGAGAGTATGGTTACTGAAGGACTCATAGAAGAGGACGACAAGCCTGTGGTCATGCGTTCATTGCTATTGCGTCATCGGCACGTTCACGACGAGCGGTTCCGGTTCTCCATCAGTGGTCGGAAGCAATCATCTTACACAAGCCTACAG TCGCTGTGGATGGAGGAGGGCGCCTCGGTGGGTGGCCGACGGCCATCATGCGCGCTGTGTTCTCCTGCCGGCGCCTGCCGTCGGCACAGCGCCCACGTTTTT AATCTTTCGGACCAAAGGAGACGACGCAGTTCGTATGCTTTACCGCTTGAGCGGATGGAAGCTCGGAAAAAGTCGTCAGCAGCTGCCTTAGATATGCGCGAAGTTGAATATTTAGCAACCACTGCAGTCGGATCGCAGGATGAACTACGCAAAGGACATAATGATTCAATCCTAAAACGTATCCCAGAAGATGCAGAAGCTACTACAGTACTCGTTGGTGCCGTTGGTTTTCTAGACCAACCGACGATTGCCTTTGTTCGTCTTGGTCAAGGAATTCTTATGCCATCGATTACGGAGGTTCCAATTCCTGTGCGATTCATGTTCATTCTTCTTGGGCCAACAACAGCCGATCTCGACTATCATGAAGTCGGTCGCTCGATCTCAACCCTGATGTCAAACCCATCATTTCATTCTATCGCTTATAAAGCAGATGACCGCCGTGAACTATTATCGGCGATAAACGAATTCTTAGACGACTCCATTGTACTGCCTCCTGGTGACTGGGAACGCCAGGCATTATTACCATTCGAAGAGTTACGGGCTAAAAGTGAAATGATAAGACGTAGGAAACGTGATGCTCTTGAGCGCAAACGTGCTGCTGCTACTGCCGCAGAACAACCTTTAGACGAAAAAAAGGCTCTTTTGGCCGCAGAAACTGGAGGAATACCCGAAAAGGAACCTGATGATCCTCTTTCGAAAACTGGCCGTCTTTTTGGCG gtgTTATTCGGGATATAAAACGACGCTATCCATATTACCTTTCGGATTTCCGTGATGCATTGAACGGGCAATGCGCTGCGGCAACTATCTTTATGTATTTCGCAGCGCTCTCATCAGCTATTACATTTGGTGGTTTGTTAGCAGAAAAAACTGATAAACAAATTGGAATATCTGAAACATTG GTATTTACATGTGTTGGGGGATTATTCTTTGCACTGGTTGCTGGCCAGCCCATGATGATAACAGGTGCTACAGGACCTCTTCTACTTCTGGATGACGCGCTATATGTATTCTGCCGATCGTATGGATTTAACTTCTTGGCCGCGAGAATGTACTGTGGACTGTGGATGATAATAATTGCACTTTGCGTTGCGTCTATTGAAGGTAGTGTTGCCGTGAAAAAGATTACAAG GTTCACTGAGGATATTTTCgcatttttaatttcgttaatcTTCATATCGGAGCCGATAACTAACATCATTAACGTGTACCGCTCACATCCACTAGGATACGATTATTGTGAAAATGATACTGAAATAACCAACAACGCAACCTTAACCCCAACAACATTAAACGATACTGACGCAG CAAATATGACATCGACTCCTGCACCAGTAGTACATCACGCAGTGATACCTCCGCAACCAAATACTGCACTTTTCTGCACAATGCTTACATTAGCCACCTTCATAATTGCCTACTACTTGCGTATCTTCCGTAATGGAAAGTTCCTTGGGCGTAGT GCACGTCGTGCTCTCGGTGACTTCGGGGTTCCCATCGCTATCGTCTTAATGGTTGGAATTTCCTGTCTTGTTCCTGTTTGGACTGAGAAACTTCAAGTTCCAGACGGTCTAAGCCCCACCTCTCCGCGATCCTGGCTGGTTCCTCTTAACCCTGGACTTGAAACGATTCCTTTTTGGGCAGCATTGGCTATGGTGCTACCAGCTCTCATGGTGTATATTATCGTATTTATGGAGACCCACATCGCCga gtTGATTATTGACAAGCCGGAGCGTCGCTTGAAGAAGGGCAGTGGCTTCCATATGGACATCGTGATAATGTCACTGGTTAACGCGGTATGCGGTATGTTCGGTGCGCCGTGGCAGTGTGTGGCCACCGTACGTTCCGTCAGTCACGTGTCTGCCCTCACGATCATGTCTACCACACATGCTCCCGGTGACAAGCCGCATATTGTTGAAGTTAAAG AACAACGTCTAACTGGTCTTTTGGTAGCTTTCCTTGTTGGAATATCGGTTTTGGCTTCAAGTTGGCTAAGATTGGTGCCAATGGCAGTGCTATTTGGAGTTTTCCTTTACATGGGTATTTCGGCTCTTGGTGGTATCCAGTTCTGGGACCGATGCATTTTACTTTTCAAGCCAGTTAAACATCATCCACAAATTCCATATGTCAGACGT GTACCGACAGTCAAAATGCATCTGTTTACAATTATTCAGTTGGCTGGAATATGCTTACTGTATGCGGTGAAGTCATCTCGCTTCTCCCTTGCTCTGCCGTTCTTTTTAGTGCTGATGGTTCCTCTACGAATGGCCTTGGTGTATGTGTTCACTCCACTGCAGCTGCGTGCG TTGGACGGTGCCCAAAAAGACATTGAACAAGACGATGAGCCAGATTTTTACGTAGAAGCGCCATTACCCGGATAG
- the LOC126780611 gene encoding anion exchange protein 2 isoform X2, with translation MDRVVWSEAAQPPRLQGTSEPVRDMAAPPPPYIQDGESQPSSSDITSISTSLHLTSGSDQQTSMQLSSSGSALTSRDEDRHVQFDGEPKPSLSLLDEINEERKAQRHNRHLHPHKTRKYSLQEGGRVSLDGERRPLTGPTDEPLQEIDQDEIRSHRSDDPRALRRHKIQPRGSTVHVSRKDGGDKAQNIFSETLKKMYDHSPHSVFVQLDELLATEDGDAEWKETARWIKYEEDVEEGSARWGRPHVASLSFHSLLNLRRCLETGVVLLDLDEKDLPGVAYRVVESMVTEGLIEEDDKPVVMRSLLLRHRHVHDERFRFSISGRKQSSYTSLQSLWMEEGASVGGRRPSCALCSPAGACRRHSAHVFNLSDQRRRRSSYALPLERMEARKKSSAAALDMREVEYLATTAVGSQDELRKGHNDSILKRIPEDAEATTVLVGAVGFLDQPTIAFVRLGQGILMPSITEVPIPVRFMFILLGPTTADLDYHEVGRSISTLMSNPSFHSIAYKADDRRELLSAINEFLDDSIVLPPGDWERQALLPFEELRAKSEMIRRRKRDALERKRAAATAAEQPLDEKKALLAAETGGIPEKEPDDPLSKTGRLFGGVIRDIKRRYPYYLSDFRDALNGQCAAATIFMYFAALSSAITFGGLLAEKTDKQIGISETLVFTCVGGLFFALVAGQPMMITGATGPLLLLDDALYVFCRSYGFNFLAARMYCGLWMIIIALCVASIEGSVAVKKITRFTEDIFAFLISLIFISEPITNIINVYRSHPLGYDYCENDTEITNNATLTPTTLNDTDAANMTSTPAPVVHHAVIPPQPNTALFCTMLTLATFIIAYYLRIFRNGKFLGRSARRALGDFGVPIAIVLMVGISCLVPVWTEKLQVPDGLSPTSPRSWLVPLNPGLETIPFWAALAMVLPALMVYIIVFMETHIAELIIDKPERRLKKGSGFHMDIVIMSLVNAVCGMFGAPWQCVATVRSVSHVSALTIMSTTHAPGDKPHIVEVKEQRLTGLLVAFLVGISVLASSWLRLVPMAVLFGVFLYMGISALGGIQFWDRCILLFKPVKHHPQIPYVRRVPTVKMHLFTIIQLAGICLLYAVKSSRFSLALPFFLVLMVPLRMALVYVFTPLQLRALDGAQKDIEQDDEPDFYVEAPLPG, from the exons ATGGATCGAGTGGTTTGGAGCGAAGCTGCTCAGCCGCCTCGACTGCAAGGCACCAGCGAACCAGTGAGAGATATGGCTGCGCCTCCGCCGCCTTACATTCAAG ATGGTGAAAGTCAACCGAGTAGCTCTGATATAACTTCTATCAGCACTTCGCTACATCTAACTTCAGGCTCAGACCAGCAG ACGTCAATGCAGTTGTCCAGTTCAGGATCGGCTTTGACTTCTCGTGATGAAGATCGACACGTGCAGTTCGACGGTGAACCGAAACCATCTTTGAGCTTACTCGACGAAATTAATGAAGAGCGCAAGGCCCAAAGGCATAA tcgaCACTTGCACCCGCATAAGACACGCAAATATTCATTGCAAGAGGGCGGTCGTGTCAGCTTAGATGGAGAACGTCGCCCCTTAACTGGACCTACAGATGAGCCTCTACAGGAAATTGATCAAGACGAAATCCGTAGCCATCGTAGCGACGACCCACGTGCTTTACGTCGTCACAAAATTCAACCACGG GGATCCACAGTACATGTCAGCCGCAAAGATGGTGGAGACAAAGCGCAAAACATTTTCTCTGAAACTCTAAAGAAAATGTACGACCATAGTCCGCACTCG GTGTTCGTTCAATTGGATGAGTTGCTGGCGACGGAAGATGGCGATGCTGAGTGGAAGGAGACAGCTCGTTGGATTAAGTATGAAGAAGATGTGGAGGAAGGGTCGGCTCGTTGGGGCCGGCCTCACGTTGCATCTCTTTCTTTCCACTCTTTGCTTAACTTACGCCGATGCCTTGAAACCGGTGTTGTGTTGCTGGATCTTGACGAAAAAGACCTTCCCGGTGTCGCATACAG GGTTGTCGAGAGTATGGTTACTGAAGGACTCATAGAAGAGGACGACAAGCCTGTGGTCATGCGTTCATTGCTATTGCGTCATCGGCACGTTCACGACGAGCGGTTCCGGTTCTCCATCAGTGGTCGGAAGCAATCATCTTACACAAGCCTACAG TCGCTGTGGATGGAGGAGGGCGCCTCGGTGGGTGGCCGACGGCCATCATGCGCGCTGTGTTCTCCTGCCGGCGCCTGCCGTCGGCACAGCGCCCACGTTTTT AATCTTTCGGACCAAAGGAGACGACGCAGTTCGTATGCTTTACCGCTTGAGCGGATGGAAGCTCGGAAAAAGTCGTCAGCAGCTGCCTTAGATATGCGCGAAGTTGAATATTTAGCAACCACTGCAGTCGGATCGCAGGATGAACTACGCAAAGGACATAATGATTCAATCCTAAAACGTATCCCAGAAGATGCAGAAGCTACTACAGTACTCGTTGGTGCCGTTGGTTTTCTAGACCAACCGACGATTGCCTTTGTTCGTCTTGGTCAAGGAATTCTTATGCCATCGATTACGGAGGTTCCAATTCCTGTGCGATTCATGTTCATTCTTCTTGGGCCAACAACAGCCGATCTCGACTATCATGAAGTCGGTCGCTCGATCTCAACCCTGATGTCAAACCCATCATTTCATTCTATCGCTTATAAAGCAGATGACCGCCGTGAACTATTATCGGCGATAAACGAATTCTTAGACGACTCCATTGTACTGCCTCCTGGTGACTGGGAACGCCAGGCATTATTACCATTCGAAGAGTTACGGGCTAAAAGTGAAATGATAAGACGTAGGAAACGTGATGCTCTTGAGCGCAAACGTGCTGCTGCTACTGCCGCAGAACAACCTTTAGACGAAAAAAAGGCTCTTTTGGCCGCAGAAACTGGAGGAATACCCGAAAAGGAACCTGATGATCCTCTTTCGAAAACTGGCCGTCTTTTTGGCG gtgTTATTCGGGATATAAAACGACGCTATCCATATTACCTTTCGGATTTCCGTGATGCATTGAACGGGCAATGCGCTGCGGCAACTATCTTTATGTATTTCGCAGCGCTCTCATCAGCTATTACATTTGGTGGTTTGTTAGCAGAAAAAACTGATAAACAAATTGGAATATCTGAAACATTG GTATTTACATGTGTTGGGGGATTATTCTTTGCACTGGTTGCTGGCCAGCCCATGATGATAACAGGTGCTACAGGACCTCTTCTACTTCTGGATGACGCGCTATATGTATTCTGCCGATCGTATGGATTTAACTTCTTGGCCGCGAGAATGTACTGTGGACTGTGGATGATAATAATTGCACTTTGCGTTGCGTCTATTGAAGGTAGTGTTGCCGTGAAAAAGATTACAAG GTTCACTGAGGATATTTTCgcatttttaatttcgttaatcTTCATATCGGAGCCGATAACTAACATCATTAACGTGTACCGCTCACATCCACTAGGATACGATTATTGTGAAAATGATACTGAAATAACCAACAACGCAACCTTAACCCCAACAACATTAAACGATACTGACGCAG CAAATATGACATCGACTCCTGCACCAGTAGTACATCACGCAGTGATACCTCCGCAACCAAATACTGCACTTTTCTGCACAATGCTTACATTAGCCACCTTCATAATTGCCTACTACTTGCGTATCTTCCGTAATGGAAAGTTCCTTGGGCGTAGT GCACGTCGTGCTCTCGGTGACTTCGGGGTTCCCATCGCTATCGTCTTAATGGTTGGAATTTCCTGTCTTGTTCCTGTTTGGACTGAGAAACTTCAAGTTCCAGACGGTCTAAGCCCCACCTCTCCGCGATCCTGGCTGGTTCCTCTTAACCCTGGACTTGAAACGATTCCTTTTTGGGCAGCATTGGCTATGGTGCTACCAGCTCTCATGGTGTATATTATCGTATTTATGGAGACCCACATCGCCga gtTGATTATTGACAAGCCGGAGCGTCGCTTGAAGAAGGGCAGTGGCTTCCATATGGACATCGTGATAATGTCACTGGTTAACGCGGTATGCGGTATGTTCGGTGCGCCGTGGCAGTGTGTGGCCACCGTACGTTCCGTCAGTCACGTGTCTGCCCTCACGATCATGTCTACCACACATGCTCCCGGTGACAAGCCGCATATTGTTGAAGTTAAAG AACAACGTCTAACTGGTCTTTTGGTAGCTTTCCTTGTTGGAATATCGGTTTTGGCTTCAAGTTGGCTAAGATTGGTGCCAATGGCAGTGCTATTTGGAGTTTTCCTTTACATGGGTATTTCGGCTCTTGGTGGTATCCAGTTCTGGGACCGATGCATTTTACTTTTCAAGCCAGTTAAACATCATCCACAAATTCCATATGTCAGACGT GTACCGACAGTCAAAATGCATCTGTTTACAATTATTCAGTTGGCTGGAATATGCTTACTGTATGCGGTGAAGTCATCTCGCTTCTCCCTTGCTCTGCCGTTCTTTTTAGTGCTGATGGTTCCTCTACGAATGGCCTTGGTGTATGTGTTCACTCCACTGCAGCTGCGTGCG TTGGACGGTGCCCAAAAAGACATTGAACAAGACGATGAGCCAGATTTTTACGTAGAAGCGCCATTACCCGGATAG